From Pagrus major chromosome 6, Pma_NU_1.0, one genomic window encodes:
- the LOC140997614 gene encoding odorant receptor 131-2-like, translating into MNSTRRLDSLSEAFLKNFITIAIAVIINFINGTFVYTYFKSHVFQRDPRYVLYIHLVINDMIMLTIAVVLQIMIYTIPLKLAPCCFMLLILVTTSKNSPLNLAGMALERYIAVCKPLHHVHICTLQRTYGLIALIWAVSFLPTVTDVIFLVATQPLSIFSRSIICYESNIFSTPFHKTHRAVVQGLLLCFVFLTVLITYLKVLCTARAASGLNQASARNARNTILLHGVQLLICMSSFTSPFINMMLVTAWPKKRTTILFTTYLVTGILPRLLSPLIYGIRDKTFSCHVRMHFCARCYPAEKRVNPMGPQRRSKKVSH; encoded by the exons ATGAACTCAACCAGACGTCTGGACAGCCTGAGTGAAGCTTTCTTAAAGAACTTCATCACCATTGCTATCGCCGTCATCATCAACTTCATCAATGGAACTTTTGTCTACACCTACTTCAAGAGCCATGTCTTCCAGAGAGACCCCAG GTATGTGCTGTACATACATTTGGTTATCAATGACATGATCATGCTGACAATTGCTGTGGTGCTGCAGATCATGATCTACACCATTCCCCTGAAACTGGCTCCCTGCTGCTTCATGCTGCTCATCTTAGTCACTACAAGCAA GAACAGCCCTCTGAACCTGGCTGGCATGGCACTCGAGCGTTATATTGCTGTTTGCAAACCTCTTCATCACGTTCATATCTGCACCCTGCAGCGGACCTATGGTCTCATCGCACTGATCTGGGCCGTCTCCTTCCTGCCCACCGTCACAGATGTCATCTTCCTTGTTGCCACCCAGCCTCTTTCTATCTTCTCAAGAAGCATCATCTGTTACGAGTCCAACATCTTCAGCACACCGTTCCACAAGACACACAGGGCAGTTGTCCAG GGGCTTCTGCTTTGCTTCGTCTTCCTGACTGTGCTCATCACCTACCTGAAGGTCCTCTGCACTGCCCGGGCAGCCTCAGGTTTGAACCAGGCCTCAGCCAGAAACGCCCGTaacaccatcctgctgcacgGAGTCCAGCTCCTCATCTGCATGTCCTCCTTCACTTCTCCATTCATCAACATGATGTTAGTCACCGCTTGGCCCAAGAAACGCACCACAATTCTCTTCACCACCTACCTGGTTACCGGTATACTTCCACGTCTGCTCAGTCCGCTCATATACGGCATCAGAGACAAGACATTCAGCTGCCACGTCAGGATGCACTTCTGCGCGAGGTGCTATCCTGCAGAGAAGAGGGTGAACCCGATGGGCCCCCAGAGAAGGTCCAAAAAGGTCTCACACTGA